In Dermacentor variabilis isolate Ectoservices chromosome 7, ASM5094787v1, whole genome shotgun sequence, a genomic segment contains:
- the LOC142588750 gene encoding neprilysin-1-like, translated as MTKLRNIAHHCMSVLSSFASAVLFASAFILAFLILEGYHRRMDMQFHEHDESADASGREHRRHRLWHDSDGALHAADPRHRQARDPPGALPGTGNGTATARGSSDVPRLDACDDFYEFVCGSGGLDREGELLKEVAAPRQPYINQARVLREPTVTEMLLNNLQDTFSAYREADPYKDFPSMFINQAANFLPNCTAVYSRNGMGWDPFQDILEDIGLGRWPSRLPENISSLPALVGKVDAALGVFPLVDVTVKNEYESKYSVHLDVPATILKRSQTWYTSSNLTEYAVSIAKALIQMGSLKVAAEVQAADIVRLEVQLEEAVSPRQFEPPPLRTRTLDKLPHGRAWEWKAYFTTLLKNFPADEEEFVSVEVLAQQYLEELAKILDNTNTSSVVFYVGYRVMVHLSAVLPDVVEYFTPLSFDGMVPSANLRLQACARLLELVYPQGTRTFLRMSLGLPESTLRYDTRYDAEVQEVFGDLNRHLQMVAKRTPWYDPVERVVAVEKLKAVQFTFFGTTQNLTPIAEYYNLNVPVFRGTRLLEGLYNMLINSRRTYYRPQTRSRDWDNRYHASSLALGYEYTHGRNALFYPYSNVAALNLTAGGKLRALDIPVLGANMARGLVAAIDERGSYIDHRGRVRSWWSHETAAKYHVIRDCFRAQYKRALEEILRDDVDLIRTIEDDIADNAIIYPLFRYYMRQAKRTLAVGSGRMLRRLFFVQFARAHCYRTNDTRYERRMAFFGETPPRLRVNLPLANFKAFTEAFGCQEGDTMYPRKERCSLWFTEDER; from the exons GATACCACCGCAGAATGGACATGCAGTTCCACGAGCACGACGAATCGGCCGACGCCTCCGGCAGGGAACACCGCCGTCACCGCCTCTGGCACGACTCCGACGGGGCTCTCCACGCCGCCGACCCGCGCCACCGCCAGGCGCGAGACCCTCCGGGAGCGCTGCCGGGTACTGGCAACGGCACCGCTACCGCTCGCGGTAGCAGCGACGTCCCGCGCCTGGACGCCTGCGACGACTTCTACGAGTTTGTCTGCGGCTCCGGCGGCTTGGACAGAGAAGGGGAACTGCTCAAGGAAGTCGCCGCGCCACGACAGCCTTACATCAACCAGGCAAGAGTGCTGCGCGAACCAACC GTCACGGAAATGCTCCTGAACAATCTACAGGATACATTCAGTGCATACCGTGAGGCGGACCCTTACAAGGACTTTCCCAGCATGTTTATCAATCAAGCGGCCAATTTCTTGCCCAACTGCACGGCCGTCTACAGCCGCAACGGCATGGGCTGGGACCCTTTCCAGGACATCCTAGAAGACATCGGCCTGGGCCGCTGGCCGTCGCGGCTGCCCGAAAACATCAGCAGCCTTCCGGCACTCGTCGGCAAAGTGGACGCTGCCCTGGGCGTTTTCCCGCTTGTCGACGTGACCGTCAAGAACGAGTACGAGTCCAAGTATTCCGTGCACCTCGACGTTCCGGCGACGATCCTCAAGAGGAGTCAGACGTGGTACACGTCCTCGAACCTAACGGAGTACGCCGTCAGTATAGCCAAAGCTCTCATTCAGATGGGCTCCCTGAAGGTGGCGGCCGAGGTGCAGGCAGCCGACATTGTCAGATTAGAAGTCCAGCTGGAGGAGGCCGTCAGCCCGCGACAGTTCGAGCCTCCGCCCTTGAGGACGCGGACCCTGGACAAACTGCCACACGGCCGCGCCTGGGAGTGGAAGGCGTACTTTACCACGCTGCTCAAGAACTTTCCGGCCGACGAAGAGGAGTTCGTGAGCGTCGAAGTCTTGGCACAGCAGTATTTAGAAGAACTGGCCAAAATtctggacaacacgaacacctcGAGCGTCGTCTTCTACGTTGGCTACAGGGTTATGGTTCACCTTTCAGCCGTGCTTCCCGACGTAGTCGAATATTTTACGCCGCTTAGCTTCGACGGCATGGTTCCCAGCGCCAACTTGAGGCTGCAGGCTTGCGCGAGGCTCTTAGAGCTGGTCTACCCGCAAGGTACGCGCACTTTCCTCCGGATGTCCCTGGGACTTCCCGAGAGCACGCTGCGGTACGACACGCGCTACGACGCCGAGGTCCAGGAGGTCTTCGGCGACCTCAACCGACACCTACAGATGGTCGCCAAGCGCACTCCCTGGTACGACCCGGTCGAGCGCGTCGTCGCCGTCGAGAAGCTCAAGGCCGTCCAGTTCACCTTCTTCGGGACGACGCAGAACCTGACGCCGATCGCCGAGTACTACAACCTCAACGTGCCCGTGTTCCGCGGCACGCGGCTGCTGGAGGGCTTGTACAACATGCTCATCAACAGCCGCCGCACCTACTACCGGCCGCAGACGCGTTCCCGCGACTGGGACAACCGCTACCACGCGTCCAGCCTAGCGCTGGGCTACGAGTACACGCACGGTCGGAACGCGCTCTTCTACCCGTACTCCAACGTGGCCGCTCTCAACCTGACGGCCGGTGGTAAGCTGCGCGCGCTGGACATCCCCGTTCTGGGCGCGAACATGGCGCGAGGCCTGGTGGCGGCCATCGACGAGCGCGGCTCGTACATCGACCACAGGGGCCGCGTGCGGAGCTGGTGGAGCCACGAGACGGCGGCCAAGTACCACGTCATCCGCGACTGCTTCCGGGCCCAGTACAAGCGCGCCCTGGAGGAGATTCTCCGCGACGACGTGGACCTGATACGCACCATAGAGGACGACATCGCGGATAACGCTATCATCTATCCGCTATTCAG GTACTATATGCGGCAGGCCAAGCGCACGCTGGCCGTGGGCTCGGGACGCATGCTGCGCCGGCTGTTCTTCGTGCAGTTCGCCCGCGCCCACTGCTACCGCACGAACGACACGCGGTACGAGCGGCGCATGGCGTTCTTCGGCGAGACGCCACCGCGGCTGCGCGTCAACCTGCCCCTCGCCAACTTCAAGGCCTTCACCGAGGCCTTCGGCTGCCAGGAAGGGGACACCATGTACCCACGCAAGGAACGTTGTTCCCTCTGGTTCACCGAAGACGAGAGATAA